From a region of the Stenotrophomonas sp. BIO128-Bstrain genome:
- the hflX gene encoding ribosome rescue GTPase HflX, with amino-acid sequence MFDRSKRGEHALLIQPHAGRLEDDVLEEFTDLARSAGASIAATLTARIDRPNPSILIGSGKLDEVKAAAEATGADLILVNHALSPGQERNLERFLERRVIDRTGLILDIFAQRARSHEGKLQVELAQLRHMSTRLVRGWTHLERQRGGSIGLRGPGETQLETDRRLLQKRVEQLQKKLEKVEVQRTQMRRARLRSELPRVALVGYTNAGKSTLFNALTGAEAYAADQLFATLDPTVRRIALPGGSVVLADTVGFVRDLPHDLVAAFRSTLSEAREADFLLHLVDAADPHREERIAQVDEVLTAIGAGDLPQLLVFNKIDRIDGAEVRHDGQDGIPDSARRERVWISARDNVGLPLLQSVLGKRLGLQHVSGELRLPPSAGRLRSRLHQLEVVRSEATDEDGWLLQVEIPIAEAEKLAAGEDGEPIRAMLPEKLPEW; translated from the coding sequence GTGTTTGACCGTTCCAAGCGAGGCGAACACGCACTCCTGATCCAGCCGCATGCCGGCCGGCTCGAAGATGACGTGCTTGAAGAGTTCACCGATCTGGCCCGCTCCGCCGGGGCCAGCATCGCGGCCACGTTGACCGCGCGCATCGATCGGCCCAATCCGTCGATCCTGATCGGCAGCGGCAAGCTGGACGAGGTCAAGGCCGCGGCCGAGGCCACCGGCGCTGACCTGATTCTGGTCAACCACGCCCTGTCGCCGGGGCAGGAGCGCAACCTGGAGCGGTTCCTGGAGCGGCGCGTGATCGACCGCACCGGGCTGATCCTGGATATCTTCGCCCAGCGTGCGCGCAGCCATGAAGGCAAGCTGCAGGTGGAACTGGCGCAGCTGCGCCACATGTCCACGCGGCTGGTCCGCGGCTGGACCCATCTGGAGCGCCAGCGCGGTGGTTCCATCGGCCTGCGTGGCCCGGGTGAAACCCAGCTGGAAACCGATCGCCGCCTGCTGCAGAAGCGGGTGGAGCAGCTGCAGAAGAAACTGGAAAAGGTGGAAGTGCAGCGCACCCAGATGCGCCGTGCCCGCCTGCGCAGCGAACTGCCGCGCGTCGCCCTGGTGGGTTACACCAACGCCGGCAAGTCGACCCTGTTCAACGCGTTGACTGGCGCCGAGGCCTACGCGGCGGACCAGCTGTTCGCGACGCTGGACCCGACGGTGCGCCGCATCGCACTGCCCGGTGGCAGCGTCGTGCTTGCCGATACCGTCGGTTTCGTCCGCGACCTGCCGCATGACCTGGTGGCTGCGTTCCGCTCGACCTTGTCTGAAGCCCGCGAAGCGGACTTCCTGCTGCACCTGGTCGATGCGGCCGATCCGCACCGTGAGGAGCGCATCGCGCAGGTCGATGAGGTGCTGACTGCCATCGGCGCGGGCGATCTGCCGCAGCTGCTGGTGTTCAACAAGATCGACCGCATCGACGGGGCCGAGGTGCGCCACGATGGCCAGGACGGCATCCCCGACAGCGCCCGTCGCGAACGGGTCTGGATTTCCGCCCGCGACAACGTGGGCCTGCCGCTGCTGCAGTCCGTGCTGGGCAAGCGTCTGGGCCTGCAGCACGTCAGTGGCGAGCTGCGGCTGCCGCCAAGTGCCGGTCGCCTGCGGTCGCGTCTGCACCAGCTGGAGGTCGTGCGCAGCGAAGCAACCGATGAAGACGGTTGGCTGCTCCAGGTTGAGATTCCGATCGCCGAGGCCGAGAAGCTGGCGGCCGGCGAGGACGGCGAACCGATCCGCGCCATGCTCCCGGAAAAACTTCCGGAGTGGTGA
- the hfq gene encoding RNA chaperone Hfq, translating to MSKGQSLQDPFLNALRRERVPVSVYLVNGIKLQGTIESFDQFVVLLRNTVSQMVYKHAISTVVPARNVKVGPGGGYVQSNDGAEGVQGDDDVE from the coding sequence ATGTCCAAGGGGCAATCGCTGCAGGATCCGTTTCTGAATGCACTTCGGCGCGAACGTGTGCCGGTGTCGGTGTATCTGGTCAATGGCATCAAGCTGCAGGGGACGATTGAATCGTTCGACCAGTTCGTGGTGCTGCTGCGTAACACGGTGAGCCAGATGGTGTACAAGCACGCCATTTCGACCGTGGTACCGGCGCGCAATGTGAAGGTCGGGCCCGGTGGTGGCTATGTGCAGTCCAATGATGGCGCCGAAGGCGTCCAAGGTGATGACGACGTTGAGTGA
- a CDS encoding CinA family protein, protein MTVPSDAELGALASDVGQRLQQASLQLVTAESCSGGWIAKAMTDIAGSSAFFDCGMVVYSYEAKQRLLGVRAQTLEQFGAVSRETVLEMVSGALINSGAGIAVAVTGIAGPGGGSEDKPVGSVWIGWKGRGGYARAQLFQFDGDREAIRRQTVQQALTGIFPLL, encoded by the coding sequence ATGACCGTTCCTTCCGACGCCGAGCTCGGCGCCCTCGCCAGTGACGTGGGCCAGCGGCTGCAGCAGGCCTCGCTGCAACTGGTGACCGCCGAGAGCTGCAGTGGCGGCTGGATCGCCAAGGCGATGACGGATATCGCCGGTTCCTCGGCGTTCTTCGATTGCGGCATGGTGGTGTACAGCTACGAAGCCAAGCAGCGTCTGCTTGGCGTGCGCGCGCAGACGCTGGAGCAGTTCGGTGCGGTCAGCCGCGAGACCGTGCTGGAGATGGTCTCCGGCGCGCTGATCAATTCCGGGGCGGGCATCGCCGTGGCGGTGACCGGGATCGCCGGGCCGGGCGGCGGCAGCGAGGACAAGCCGGTCGGCAGCGTCTGGATCGGCTGGAAGGGCCGGGGCGGCTACGCCCGTGCGCAGTTGTTCCAGTTCGACGGCGACCGCGAAGCCATACGGCGGCAGACCGTACAGCAGGCGCTGACGGGAATCTTCCCCCTGTTGTGA